A window of Fragaria vesca subsp. vesca linkage group LG7, FraVesHawaii_1.0, whole genome shotgun sequence contains these coding sequences:
- the LOC101301150 gene encoding DNA topoisomerase 6 subunit A-like, which translates to MKAEEVCDNIEKNFEKRFSDGVGNYFELETNCEKQKTVYVEELHCHVLKGKNTYRCDYDNKQSIEVFTRIDLLLRLIYILLKIDMTANIRSIQYSYKETFANTIAVQKVFERICKAIGCDKDSLNIFVSVKGSIVGDIEFKFTKGETIYTTNCQKAIRIEPRDVAMELEFVKLTKKELLLILVVEKDKIFQRLVEEKFHHRFRCIIITGCRVPTIATRTLLHKAQKQLNFLVVFLRDQNGGGFKVCSNYYCGSQDMVYNSINLCTPNIKLLGLSPSDLEEHGTPAGSEPMRGLKTIKQLNLVY; encoded by the coding sequence ATGAAGGCGGAGGAAGTATGTGACAACATTGAGAAAAATTTTGAAAAACGTTTCAGTGATGGAGTGGGAAACTATTTTGAATTGGAGACCAACTGTGAAAAGCAAAAGACTGTCTATGTTGAAGAGCTACATTGTCATGTGTTGAAAGGCAAAAACACATACCGTTGTGATTATGATAACAAACAAAGCATAGAGGTATTCACTAGAATTGATCTTCTGCTTCGTCTGATATACATACTTTTAAAGATAGACATGACGGCCAACATACGTTCGATTCAATATTCATATAAAGAGACATTTGCCAATACTATTGCAGTTCAAAAGGTGTTTGAACGCATATGTAAAGCGATTGGGTGTGATAAAGACAGCTTAAATATCTTTGTGTCGGTTAAAGGGAGTATTGTTGGTGATATTGAATTTAAATTCACCAAAGGAGAAACAATTTATACAACTAATTGTCAAAAGGCGATTCGTATAGAGCCTCGTGACGTAGCCATGGAACTCGAGTTTGTTAAACTGACTAAGAAAGAGCTCTTGCTCATATTGGTTGTTGAAAAAGACAAAATTTTTCAAAGACTTGTGGAGGAAAAATTCCATCACAGATTTCGTTGCATTATTATCACTGGTTGCAGAGTGCCAACTATTGCAACTCGGACTCTCTTACACAAGGCGCAGAAGCAACTCAATTTCCTAGTAGTATTCCTTAGAGACCAAAATGGAGGTGGCTTCAAGGTTTGTTCCAACTACTACTGTGGCAGCCAAGATATGGTGTACAACTCTATAAACTTATGCACACCAAACATTAAGTTGTTGGGTTTGAGTCCATCAGACCTTGAAGAACATGGTACACCCGCTGGGAGTGAACCAATGCGTGGGCTGAAAACAATCAAGCAGCTTAATCTTGTCTATTAA